A stretch of Anaeromyxobacter dehalogenans 2CP-1 DNA encodes these proteins:
- a CDS encoding DEAD/DEAH box helicase yields MLDTFHPVVRAWFAGRFGDPTEPQSLAWPQIALRRDVLVSAPTGSGKTLAAFLSAIDGLLQDGLAGRLEDRTRVVYVSPLRALGNDIARNLEAPLAEIRAAALEAGLAPPELRVAVRTGDTTASARRSLLLRPPHLLVTTPESLYLLLTGERGRETLEGVETVIVDEIHALAGDRRGAHLALSLERLEALARRRPQRIGLSATVEPVAEVARFLVGAPRVGRTGRPRCSIVEVGRRRAFDLAIEVPRDELSSVASKELWAETYDRVAEIVRAHRSTLVFVGTRRLAERAAHALAERLGEGEVAAHHGSLSRTRRLAAEERLKAGALKAVVATASLELGIDVGDVDVVVQLGSPGALATGLQRIGRAAHVKGGTPKGRLFPMSRDELVECAALVRGLRRARLEPVAVRDAPLDVLAQQVVAEAACGAIHEDRLFELCRRAWPYRALAREDFDAVVQMLSEGIATSRGRASALLHRDGVNRRVTGRRGARIAALTGGGTIPDTAQYAVVAEPEGAVVGQLDEDFAVESIAGDIFLLGTTSWRIRRVEAGVVRVEDAHGAPPGVPFWNGEAPGRSGALSAEVSALREELEPRLADPAAAAAWLEAEAALPAAGARQVVEYLAAGRAMLGALPTQHTLVAERFFDEAGGMQLVVHAPLGARTNRALGLALRKRFCRTFDFELQAAATDEGVLLSLGPQHAFPLESIFSYVTPATLDEVLTQAVLQAPMFGVRWRWNATRALAIPRLFKGKRMPPPIARMRADDLLSAVFPAQTACQDNAPGGPIEVPDHPLVRETLRDCLGEAMDAGALRGVLERIAAGEIRLVAVDTPEPSPLAHELLNARPWAYLDDAPLEERRARAVAVRRALPPAEAAAAGALDPAAIEEVASQVWPAPRDADEVHDALLDLVLLPAGEAAAWAPWLDALAAAGRARTVTDGERTWWVATERLGALPLDSVNPLTLTRSTPLALDSAHPLTLSVGRNAAGVEGRAAPAPAPDPMLAVLRGWMTHLGPVTAARLAARTALPLAATEAALAALEAEGRVLRGTFLPGEPWSPDTPHWCERGVLARIHRLTIGRLRREIEPVSTAVFLRFLARWQHAAPGTRLHGTSGLLEVIGQLQGFHAAAGAWERDLLPARVQAYEPRLLDALCASGEVAWGRLHVAPPQDGLPPRRRGAPTRSAPVTLALREDLPWLLEATAAGAEPPPLGTIAAELVEVLARRGASFLGELAQAVRTEAGEAEEALWELVSGGRVACDGFAGLRALVSPPPGHRTRPAAAGGRWALLRAGPPAPGAEADALPEATLEPLARQYLRRYGVVFRDLLAREARPPPWRDLVRVYRTLEARGEIRGGRFVSGFSGEQFAAPEAVDALRATRREAAEDAPLEVCAADPLNLAGILTPGPRIPAAAGGRVVVGGALTTERAAS; encoded by the coding sequence GTGCTCGACACCTTCCACCCGGTCGTCCGCGCCTGGTTCGCCGGCCGCTTCGGCGACCCCACCGAGCCGCAGTCGCTCGCCTGGCCCCAGATCGCCCTCCGCCGCGACGTGCTCGTCTCCGCGCCCACCGGGTCCGGCAAGACGCTCGCCGCGTTCCTCTCCGCCATCGACGGGCTCCTCCAGGACGGCCTCGCCGGCCGGCTCGAGGACCGGACGCGCGTCGTCTACGTCTCGCCGCTCCGCGCGCTCGGGAACGACATCGCCCGGAACCTCGAGGCGCCGCTCGCCGAGATCCGCGCCGCCGCGCTCGAGGCCGGCCTCGCGCCGCCCGAGCTGCGCGTCGCGGTCCGGACCGGCGACACGACCGCGTCCGCTCGCCGCAGCCTGCTCTTGCGCCCGCCGCACCTCCTCGTCACCACGCCCGAGTCGCTGTACCTCCTCCTCACCGGCGAGCGCGGCCGCGAGACGCTCGAGGGCGTCGAGACCGTGATCGTGGACGAGATCCACGCGCTCGCCGGGGACAGGCGCGGCGCGCACCTCGCGCTCTCGCTCGAGCGGCTCGAGGCGCTGGCCCGGCGGCGGCCGCAGCGCATCGGCCTCTCCGCCACCGTGGAGCCGGTCGCCGAGGTGGCGCGGTTCCTGGTCGGCGCCCCGCGCGTCGGCCGCACCGGCCGGCCGCGCTGCTCGATCGTCGAGGTGGGCCGGCGGCGCGCCTTCGACCTCGCCATCGAGGTCCCGCGCGACGAGCTCTCGTCGGTCGCCTCGAAGGAGCTGTGGGCCGAGACCTACGATCGCGTGGCCGAGATCGTCCGCGCGCACCGCTCGACGCTCGTGTTCGTCGGGACGCGTCGGCTCGCCGAGCGGGCCGCGCACGCGCTCGCCGAGCGCCTCGGGGAGGGCGAGGTGGCCGCGCACCACGGCAGCCTCTCGCGGACGCGCCGGCTCGCCGCCGAGGAGCGGCTGAAGGCCGGGGCCCTCAAGGCCGTGGTCGCGACCGCCTCGCTCGAGCTCGGCATCGACGTGGGTGACGTGGACGTGGTGGTCCAGCTCGGCTCGCCCGGCGCCCTCGCCACCGGCCTCCAGCGCATCGGCCGCGCCGCGCACGTGAAGGGCGGCACGCCCAAGGGGCGCCTGTTCCCCATGAGCCGCGACGAGCTCGTCGAGTGCGCCGCGCTCGTGCGCGGCCTGCGGCGCGCGCGGCTCGAGCCCGTCGCCGTCCGCGACGCGCCGCTCGACGTGCTCGCGCAGCAGGTCGTCGCCGAGGCCGCCTGCGGCGCCATCCACGAGGACCGGCTGTTCGAGCTGTGTCGCCGCGCCTGGCCCTACCGCGCGCTCGCGCGCGAGGACTTCGACGCGGTGGTGCAGATGCTCTCCGAGGGCATCGCGACCTCCCGCGGCCGCGCCTCCGCGCTCCTCCACCGCGACGGCGTGAACCGGCGCGTGACCGGCCGGCGCGGCGCGCGCATCGCCGCGCTCACCGGCGGCGGGACCATCCCCGACACCGCGCAGTACGCCGTGGTCGCGGAGCCCGAGGGCGCGGTGGTCGGGCAGCTCGACGAGGACTTCGCGGTGGAGAGCATCGCCGGCGACATCTTCCTGCTCGGGACGACGTCGTGGCGCATCCGCCGCGTCGAGGCCGGCGTCGTGCGGGTCGAGGATGCCCACGGCGCGCCGCCCGGGGTCCCGTTCTGGAACGGCGAGGCGCCCGGGCGCAGCGGGGCCCTGTCGGCCGAGGTCTCCGCGCTGCGCGAGGAGCTCGAGCCCCGCCTCGCCGACCCCGCCGCCGCGGCCGCCTGGCTCGAGGCCGAGGCCGCGCTCCCCGCGGCCGGCGCGCGGCAGGTCGTCGAGTACCTCGCCGCCGGCCGCGCCATGCTCGGCGCGCTCCCCACGCAGCACACGCTCGTCGCCGAGCGCTTCTTCGACGAGGCCGGCGGGATGCAGCTCGTCGTCCACGCGCCGCTCGGCGCTCGCACCAACCGCGCGCTCGGGCTCGCGCTCCGCAAGCGCTTCTGTCGCACGTTCGACTTCGAGCTCCAGGCCGCCGCCACCGACGAGGGCGTGCTCCTCTCGCTCGGCCCGCAGCACGCGTTCCCGCTCGAGTCGATCTTCTCGTACGTCACGCCCGCGACGCTGGACGAGGTGCTCACCCAGGCCGTCCTCCAGGCGCCCATGTTCGGCGTGCGCTGGCGCTGGAACGCGACGCGCGCGCTCGCCATCCCGCGCCTGTTCAAGGGCAAGCGCATGCCGCCGCCCATCGCGCGGATGCGCGCCGACGATCTCCTCTCCGCGGTGTTCCCCGCGCAGACCGCCTGCCAGGACAACGCGCCCGGCGGGCCGATCGAGGTGCCCGATCACCCGCTCGTCCGCGAGACGCTCCGCGACTGCCTCGGCGAGGCCATGGACGCCGGCGCGCTCCGGGGCGTGCTCGAGCGCATCGCCGCCGGGGAGATCCGGCTCGTCGCCGTGGACACGCCCGAGCCGTCGCCGCTCGCGCACGAGCTGCTGAACGCGCGGCCCTGGGCCTACCTCGACGACGCGCCGCTCGAGGAGCGCCGCGCCCGCGCCGTCGCCGTGCGCCGCGCGCTCCCGCCCGCCGAGGCGGCCGCCGCCGGCGCGCTCGATCCCGCCGCCATCGAGGAGGTCGCGTCGCAGGTCTGGCCCGCGCCGCGCGACGCCGACGAGGTCCACGACGCGCTGCTCGACCTCGTGCTCTTGCCCGCGGGCGAGGCCGCCGCGTGGGCGCCCTGGCTCGACGCGCTCGCCGCCGCCGGCCGGGCGCGGACGGTGACGGACGGTGAACGGACGTGGTGGGTGGCGACCGAACGGCTCGGCGCGCTCCCGCTCGATTCAGTCAATCCGCTCACCCTGACCCGCTCGACCCCGCTTGCTCTCGATTCAGCCCATCCGCTCACCCTGAGCGTAGGCCGCAACGCGGCCGGAGTCGAAGGGCGAGCGGCCCCCGCGCCCGCCCCCGACCCCATGCTCGCCGTCCTCCGCGGCTGGATGACCCACCTCGGCCCCGTCACCGCCGCCCGCCTCGCCGCGCGCACCGCCCTCCCGCTCGCCGCCACGGAGGCCGCCCTCGCCGCCCTCGAGGCCGAGGGCAGGGTGCTCCGCGGCACGTTCCTGCCCGGCGAGCCCTGGAGCCCCGACACGCCCCACTGGTGCGAGCGCGGCGTGCTCGCGCGCATCCATCGGCTGACCATCGGCCGGCTCCGCCGCGAGATCGAGCCCGTCAGCACCGCCGTGTTCCTGCGCTTCCTCGCGCGCTGGCAGCACGCCGCGCCCGGCACGCGGCTCCACGGCACGTCCGGCCTGCTGGAGGTGATCGGCCAGCTCCAGGGCTTCCACGCCGCCGCCGGCGCCTGGGAGCGCGACCTCCTGCCCGCCCGCGTCCAGGCCTACGAGCCGCGCCTCCTCGACGCGCTGTGCGCGTCCGGCGAGGTCGCCTGGGGCCGCCTGCACGTCGCGCCGCCGCAGGACGGCCTGCCCCCGAGGCGCCGCGGCGCGCCCACCCGCTCCGCGCCCGTGACGCTCGCGCTGCGCGAGGACCTGCCCTGGCTGCTCGAGGCCACCGCCGCCGGCGCCGAGCCGCCGCCCCTCGGCACCATCGCCGCCGAGCTGGTCGAGGTGCTCGCCCGCCGAGGCGCGTCGTTCCTCGGCGAGCTCGCCCAGGCCGTCCGGACCGAAGCCGGCGAGGCCGAGGAGGCGCTCTGGGAGCTCGTCTCCGGCGGGCGCGTCGCCTGCGACGGCTTCGCCGGCCTGCGCGCGCTCGTCTCGCCGCCGCCCGGCCATCGCACGCGCCCCGCCGCCGCCGGCGGCCGCTGGGCGCTCCTGCGCGCCGGCCCGCCCGCGCCCGGCGCAGAAGCAGACGCCTTGCCCGAGGCCACGCTCGAGCCGCTCGCCCGGCAGTACCTCCGCCGCTACGGCGTCGTCTTCCGCGACCTCCTCGCCCGCGAGGCGCGCCCGCCGCCCTGGCGCGACCTCGTCCGCGTCTACCGCACGCTCGAGGCCCGCGGGGAGATCCGCGGTGGCCGGTTCGTCTCCGGCTTCAGCGGCGAGCAGTTCGCCGCGCCCGAGGCCGTGGACGCCCTCCGCGCCACGCGGCGGGAGGCGGCCGAGGACGCGCCGCTGGAGGTGTGCGCCGCCGATCCGCTCAACCTCGCCGGCATTCTCACCCCCGGGCCGCGCATCCCGGCCGCGGCCGGCGGGCGGGTGGTGGTCGGGGGCGCGCTCACCACGGAGCGGGCGGCGTCGTGA
- a CDS encoding PD-(D/E)XK nuclease family protein — MNVTVIDTLGEWADAVAALPATGPLPSRTALVPSERHAHALRRELAWTGRAGVLAGTRFLGPLTAAIEVLQAAGVAFTPGEGALRPARLLALFQEDLPLEHFDLELLRTTRGWDEAFASAIGDLEAAGLGPRDLPAEPAAARDLARLWSRAEAGAGTSFSSARIFHEAAALLARDPCAWPFLGPTLALATGHEDAVHAGFLRAIPDVRLAVQTARPIGERHLERVARLFGTDVRSALAARGPTGSPRAEKSTERDLLATYLLTDAAVLADPARPRSGGPDGTVDLEEHAGVEAELEATALWVARQVLEARRPLEEIAILVPAQDPLAGLVADRLARLPFDGGPLPVFVAGGLPAISTAAGARILAVLRALRSHLSAETLAPVLPALRLDGIAGGDRTHLTHGEAMELAFGLGIVGGNPAHPAGALAWSERAAARAGELAAALAQVHADDDSAERERWRLERTLKSLRAIRPALDALVGVARKIVDGAPLAAVADVLGGFLARWLLAPGEGAALPARLAEALAPACAGTLGKALSGDDALQVIEDQLLGLRVAHGRFGEPAVYVGTVAGAAGLGFGAVRIVGLCEGVLPSQPREDPVVPGALREQLERGAPGRVVPRAEDRVAAQVHALVAAVQGARDAVALSAPRVDLARTEREPGAIFIDAAAALARPHAGTGEPAEAVPDGAALRRDAFRPAASAAARFRDAHPISDASWLDRVARTAAALPPEWTGAPVVDLARLAALRTPTGPLGPSDGIFDGGGPFPPVPGIAPERPISASALGQLLQCPRLFLMRRILGWDEPAGAPSLRELDPLSFGSLLHRVVELFYREHGDAFSRREGTLGKWQLRARAVADRAFEGLLSEVPLVGEGVRQKERERLHDALREFLAYDWEGGPRRFVGVELPFGTPEAPLSVDADGQTLHVHGYIDRVDAEDGVTLVRDLKSGKAHPRAGKEAGPTPLRDVQLGLYQLAARKLAKAWRTPVKVQGAYAYASGRGEVEERAFRADAGALEQATAEWLATAAHLLAARWFPPSADEGDCTYCPFHVVCGSGATRRAREALADVEDGPLARFRALKLDEGDEE, encoded by the coding sequence GTGAACGTCACCGTCATCGACACGCTGGGCGAGTGGGCGGACGCGGTCGCGGCGCTGCCGGCGACGGGCCCGCTGCCGTCGCGCACGGCGCTCGTCCCCTCGGAGCGCCACGCGCACGCGCTGCGGCGGGAGCTGGCGTGGACGGGGCGCGCCGGGGTGCTCGCGGGGACGCGGTTCCTCGGGCCGCTCACGGCGGCCATCGAGGTGCTCCAGGCCGCGGGCGTCGCGTTCACGCCGGGCGAGGGCGCCCTCCGCCCTGCCCGGCTCCTGGCGCTCTTCCAGGAGGATCTGCCGCTCGAGCACTTCGACCTCGAGCTGCTCCGCACGACGCGCGGCTGGGACGAGGCGTTCGCGAGCGCCATCGGCGACCTCGAGGCGGCGGGCCTCGGCCCGCGGGACCTCCCGGCGGAGCCGGCCGCCGCGCGCGACCTGGCGCGGCTCTGGTCGCGCGCCGAGGCGGGCGCGGGGACCTCCTTCTCCTCCGCACGGATCTTCCACGAGGCCGCGGCGCTGCTCGCCCGCGACCCGTGCGCGTGGCCGTTCCTCGGTCCGACGCTCGCGCTCGCGACCGGGCACGAGGACGCGGTGCACGCGGGCTTCCTCCGGGCCATCCCGGACGTGCGGCTCGCGGTTCAGACGGCGCGGCCGATAGGGGAGCGGCACCTGGAGCGGGTGGCGCGGCTCTTCGGCACCGACGTGCGGAGCGCGCTCGCCGCTCGGGGTCCGACGGGCTCACCGCGCGCGGAGAAGTCGACCGAGCGCGACCTCCTCGCGACCTACCTGCTCACCGACGCAGCGGTGCTCGCCGATCCGGCGCGCCCGCGCAGCGGCGGGCCGGACGGCACGGTGGACCTCGAGGAGCACGCGGGCGTGGAGGCGGAGCTGGAGGCGACCGCGCTGTGGGTCGCGCGCCAGGTGCTCGAGGCGCGGCGGCCGCTCGAGGAGATCGCGATCCTCGTGCCGGCGCAGGATCCGCTGGCGGGGCTCGTCGCCGATCGGCTGGCGCGACTGCCGTTCGACGGTGGGCCGCTCCCGGTGTTCGTCGCGGGCGGCCTCCCGGCCATCTCGACCGCGGCGGGCGCCCGCATCCTCGCGGTCCTGCGCGCGCTCCGCTCGCACCTCTCCGCCGAGACGCTGGCGCCGGTGCTGCCCGCGCTCCGCCTCGACGGGATCGCCGGCGGCGACCGCACGCACCTCACGCACGGCGAGGCGATGGAGCTCGCCTTCGGCCTGGGGATCGTCGGCGGCAACCCGGCCCACCCGGCCGGCGCGCTCGCCTGGTCGGAGCGGGCCGCGGCGCGGGCCGGCGAGCTGGCGGCCGCGCTCGCGCAGGTGCACGCGGACGACGACTCCGCGGAGCGGGAGCGCTGGCGGCTCGAGCGCACGCTGAAGAGCCTGCGCGCGATCCGGCCGGCGCTCGACGCGCTGGTGGGCGTCGCCCGCAAGATCGTGGACGGCGCGCCGCTCGCAGCCGTCGCGGACGTGCTCGGGGGCTTCCTGGCGCGCTGGCTGCTCGCGCCGGGAGAGGGCGCCGCGCTCCCGGCTCGCCTCGCGGAGGCCCTCGCGCCGGCGTGCGCGGGGACGCTCGGGAAGGCGCTCTCGGGCGACGACGCGCTGCAGGTCATCGAGGACCAGCTGCTCGGCCTGCGCGTGGCGCACGGCCGGTTCGGCGAGCCGGCGGTGTACGTCGGCACGGTGGCCGGCGCGGCGGGGCTCGGGTTCGGCGCGGTGCGGATCGTGGGGCTCTGCGAGGGCGTGCTCCCGTCGCAGCCGCGCGAGGATCCGGTGGTGCCGGGCGCGCTCCGCGAGCAGCTCGAGCGCGGCGCACCGGGCCGCGTGGTCCCGCGTGCCGAGGATCGGGTGGCCGCCCAGGTGCACGCGCTCGTGGCCGCGGTGCAGGGCGCCCGCGACGCGGTCGCGCTCTCCGCCCCGCGCGTCGATCTCGCCCGCACCGAGCGCGAGCCGGGCGCCATCTTCATCGACGCCGCCGCCGCGCTCGCACGCCCGCACGCCGGCACCGGCGAGCCCGCCGAGGCGGTCCCGGACGGCGCCGCCCTCCGCCGCGACGCGTTCCGGCCCGCGGCGAGCGCCGCCGCGCGGTTCCGCGACGCGCACCCGATCTCCGACGCGAGCTGGCTCGACCGCGTCGCCCGCACCGCCGCGGCGCTCCCGCCGGAGTGGACGGGCGCGCCGGTGGTGGACCTCGCCCGGCTCGCCGCGCTCCGCACGCCCACCGGCCCGCTCGGCCCCTCGGACGGCATCTTCGACGGCGGCGGCCCGTTCCCGCCGGTCCCGGGCATCGCCCCGGAGCGGCCCATCTCCGCCTCCGCGCTCGGCCAGCTCCTGCAGTGCCCACGCCTGTTCCTGATGCGCCGCATCCTCGGCTGGGACGAGCCCGCCGGCGCGCCCTCGCTCCGCGAGCTCGACCCGCTCTCGTTCGGGAGCCTGCTCCACCGCGTGGTGGAGCTGTTCTACCGCGAGCACGGGGACGCGTTCTCGCGCCGCGAGGGCACGCTCGGGAAGTGGCAGCTGCGTGCGCGCGCGGTCGCGGATCGCGCGTTCGAAGGGCTCCTCTCCGAGGTCCCGCTCGTCGGCGAGGGCGTCCGCCAGAAGGAGCGCGAGCGGCTGCACGACGCGCTCCGCGAGTTCCTCGCCTACGACTGGGAGGGAGGGCCGCGCCGGTTCGTCGGCGTGGAGCTGCCGTTCGGCACCCCCGAGGCGCCGCTCTCGGTGGACGCGGACGGCCAGACGCTGCACGTCCACGGCTACATCGATCGCGTGGACGCCGAGGACGGCGTGACGCTGGTGCGCGATCTCAAGTCGGGCAAGGCGCACCCGCGCGCCGGGAAGGAGGCCGGCCCCACGCCGCTCCGCGACGTGCAGCTCGGCCTGTACCAGCTCGCGGCGCGCAAGCTCGCGAAGGCGTGGAGGACGCCGGTGAAGGTCCAGGGCGCCTACGCGTACGCGAGCGGCCGGGGCGAGGTGGAGGAGCGCGCGTTCCGCGCCGACGCGGGCGCGCTCGAGCAGGCCACGGCCGAGTGGCTCGCGACTGCGGCGCACCTCCTCGCTGCACGGTGGTTCCCGCCCAGCGCCGACGAGGGCGACTGCACCTACTGCCCGTTCCACGTGGTCTGCGGCAGCGGCGCGACCCGGCGCGCCCGCGAGGCGCTCGCGGACGTCGAGGACGGGCCGCTCGCGCGCTTCCGCGCGCTGAAGCTGGACGAGGGGGACGAGGAATGA
- a CDS encoding UvrD-helicase domain-containing protein gives MSPRKPAPDQADRERAIHARDENVIADAGAGTGKTTLLVARLVERVAPEDDGPALPLGRIAAVTFTRKAAGELRLRIREALLRALARADLTELRRRRLADALSALDTAHVGTIHAFADRLLRLRPVEARLSPSYDIVEDDAPLVDEAFAAFLHAVEAGTLADELPGLDPKLAAAAQAAFLDALRAGVRAERRVHDHGVVPGLDCLIEALVHTRDVPPVVPAARRPDLGKFRDLADELLGYAADSSGEGAGSRWVAATRRRIERIRDQEDPVLVLKELLRCAPHRKLGMKADFPGDPAGWALYKAFLGDDGKKALREGSLRDDLLRPFARWLARRLVAAAPAVVAMYERVKARHRAVDQLDLLLELRDLLQRDRAVRAEYQALFDHVMVDEFQDTDPLQAEVVLYLCEQGAVAGDWRDVRLVPGKLTIVGDPKQSIYRFRRADIGVYAAVRAIVERGPHVVAKLKANFRCEPALVRWLNGTFDGVLGKAAADAPVFDPEAGTVANEPLLAGRDGGAPSAVQVLPLAAESGKKPELRATEATALAAWLRWLVEGKRRTIVDPATGALRPAGYGDVSVLVTATANLPLLFPELDRLGVPYAARGGTLFLEDPLHQQFLLGLRALADRDDGIAQAALLRPPFFAVDHDDLARARAADPASTHAGVLRARAAQAMVRELRRTRLDRPPGATARDLLERTAFGRAAALGPNGAQRLDALRELCLVLDAVAAEGLDYDATTARLRAWVDDAVQLDPPRPVGTDAVQILTVHQAKGLEFPVVVLWDGCANLAARDVRAPFVVDRTGEAWAVALDGLEWEEPEGGEVAGREKRYLDAERLRLVYVAATRARDLLVLPVAGEPDPEWITGRLVSGEAAAPVETLDPYLVGAEPAWAGELPAPAPRPPTDGSALAAEVRAAWQSASADATRPRFAPASVTGEAHALVEAAERPGEAGAPRPERTSRHGRVFGDTVHLAIGLVLRDPALAPAAAVARAAGATGLSERRAEAADDVARALAALEQAGLRRAPGPDLQLEYPVALAGDGKLVQGYVDLLGVRGGRVVVVDFKTDAPPAGDVHASHAAYVEQVRGYARILVALGVAREGAVDAGLLFTADGGLRWV, from the coding sequence ATGAGCCCGCGGAAGCCCGCACCGGACCAGGCCGACCGCGAACGGGCCATCCACGCCCGCGACGAGAACGTCATTGCCGACGCCGGCGCCGGGACGGGCAAGACCACGCTGCTCGTGGCGCGGCTGGTGGAGCGGGTCGCGCCCGAGGACGACGGGCCCGCGCTCCCGCTCGGGCGCATCGCGGCGGTCACCTTCACGCGCAAGGCGGCCGGCGAGCTGCGGCTCCGCATCCGCGAGGCGCTCCTGCGCGCGCTCGCGCGGGCCGACCTCACGGAGCTCCGGCGCCGGCGCCTCGCCGACGCGCTCTCCGCGCTCGACACCGCGCACGTGGGCACCATCCACGCGTTCGCCGATCGGCTGCTGCGGCTCCGGCCGGTCGAGGCGCGGCTCTCGCCGTCGTACGACATCGTGGAGGACGACGCGCCGCTGGTGGACGAGGCGTTCGCGGCGTTCCTGCACGCGGTCGAGGCGGGGACGCTCGCGGACGAGCTGCCCGGACTCGACCCGAAGCTCGCGGCGGCGGCGCAGGCGGCGTTCCTCGACGCGCTGCGCGCCGGCGTCCGCGCCGAGCGGCGCGTGCACGACCACGGCGTCGTCCCCGGGCTCGACTGCCTCATCGAGGCGCTGGTGCACACGCGCGACGTCCCGCCGGTCGTCCCGGCGGCGCGAAGGCCGGACCTCGGGAAGTTCCGCGACCTCGCGGACGAGCTCCTCGGCTACGCCGCGGACTCGAGCGGCGAGGGCGCCGGATCGCGGTGGGTGGCCGCCACGCGGCGGCGGATCGAGCGGATCCGCGACCAGGAGGACCCGGTCCTCGTCCTGAAGGAGCTCTTGCGGTGCGCGCCGCACCGCAAGCTCGGGATGAAGGCGGACTTCCCGGGCGACCCCGCGGGCTGGGCGCTCTACAAGGCGTTCCTCGGCGACGACGGCAAGAAGGCGCTCCGCGAGGGCTCGCTGCGCGACGACCTGCTCCGCCCGTTCGCCCGCTGGCTCGCGCGCCGGCTCGTCGCCGCCGCGCCCGCGGTGGTGGCGATGTACGAGCGGGTGAAGGCGCGCCACCGCGCGGTGGATCAGCTCGACCTGCTGCTCGAGCTGCGCGACCTGTTACAGCGCGATCGCGCCGTCCGCGCGGAGTACCAGGCGCTGTTCGACCACGTGATGGTGGACGAGTTCCAGGACACCGATCCGCTCCAGGCCGAGGTGGTCCTGTACCTCTGCGAGCAGGGCGCGGTGGCCGGGGACTGGCGCGACGTCCGGCTCGTGCCGGGCAAGCTCACCATCGTGGGCGATCCCAAGCAGTCGATCTACCGCTTCCGCCGCGCCGACATCGGCGTGTACGCGGCGGTGCGGGCCATCGTCGAGCGCGGCCCGCACGTGGTGGCGAAGCTGAAGGCCAACTTCCGCTGCGAGCCGGCGCTGGTCCGGTGGCTGAACGGGACGTTCGACGGCGTGCTCGGGAAGGCGGCCGCCGACGCGCCGGTGTTCGACCCGGAGGCCGGGACGGTGGCGAACGAGCCGCTGCTCGCGGGCCGCGACGGCGGCGCGCCCTCCGCCGTCCAGGTCCTGCCGCTCGCGGCGGAGTCCGGCAAGAAGCCCGAGCTGCGGGCCACCGAGGCGACGGCGCTCGCGGCGTGGCTCCGCTGGCTGGTCGAGGGGAAGCGGCGAACCATCGTGGACCCGGCGACGGGCGCGCTGCGGCCCGCCGGCTACGGTGACGTCTCCGTGCTCGTCACCGCCACGGCCAACCTGCCGCTCCTCTTCCCGGAGCTGGACCGCCTGGGCGTGCCGTACGCGGCGCGGGGCGGGACGCTGTTCCTCGAGGATCCGCTCCACCAGCAGTTCCTGCTCGGCCTGCGGGCGCTCGCGGACCGCGACGACGGGATCGCGCAGGCGGCGCTGCTGCGGCCGCCGTTCTTCGCGGTGGATCACGACGACCTCGCCCGGGCCCGCGCCGCCGATCCGGCGTCCACGCACGCGGGCGTGCTCCGCGCGCGCGCGGCGCAGGCGATGGTTCGCGAGCTCCGCCGGACCCGGCTCGATCGCCCGCCGGGCGCGACCGCCCGGGACCTGCTCGAGCGGACCGCGTTCGGCCGCGCGGCCGCGCTCGGCCCGAACGGCGCGCAGCGGCTCGACGCGCTCCGCGAGCTGTGCCTCGTGCTCGACGCGGTCGCCGCCGAGGGGCTCGACTACGACGCAACCACCGCGCGGCTGCGCGCCTGGGTGGACGACGCGGTCCAGCTCGATCCGCCGAGGCCGGTCGGGACCGACGCGGTGCAGATCCTCACCGTGCACCAGGCGAAGGGGCTCGAGTTCCCCGTCGTCGTCCTCTGGGACGGGTGCGCGAACCTGGCCGCCCGCGACGTGCGCGCGCCGTTCGTGGTGGACCGGACCGGCGAGGCCTGGGCGGTCGCGCTCGACGGGCTCGAGTGGGAGGAGCCGGAGGGCGGCGAGGTGGCCGGCCGCGAGAAGCGCTACCTCGACGCCGAGCGGCTGCGCCTCGTCTACGTGGCCGCGACCCGCGCGCGCGACCTGCTGGTCCTGCCGGTCGCGGGCGAGCCGGACCCGGAGTGGATCACCGGCCGGCTCGTCTCCGGCGAGGCGGCCGCGCCGGTGGAGACGCTCGATCCGTACCTGGTCGGCGCGGAGCCGGCGTGGGCCGGCGAGCTCCCCGCCCCCGCGCCGCGGCCTCCGACCGACGGCTCCGCGCTCGCCGCCGAGGTGAGGGCCGCCTGGCAGTCCGCGAGCGCGGACGCGACCCGGCCGCGGTTCGCGCCGGCGTCCGTCACCGGCGAGGCGCACGCGCTCGTCGAGGCGGCGGAGCGGCCCGGCGAGGCGGGCGCACCCAGGCCGGAGCGTACCAGCCGCCACGGCCGCGTGTTTGGCGACACGGTCCACCTGGCCATCGGGCTCGTGCTGCGCGACCCGGCGCTCGCGCCCGCTGCCGCCGTCGCGCGGGCGGCCGGCGCGACCGGCCTCTCCGAGCGACGCGCCGAGGCGGCCGACGACGTGGCCCGGGCGCTCGCCGCGCTCGAGCAGGCGGGGCTGCGCCGCGCACCCGGGCCCGACCTGCAGCTCGAGTACCCGGTGGCGCTCGCGGGGGACGGGAAGCTCGTCCAGGGCTACGTGGACCTGCTCGGCGTCCGCGGCGGCCGCGTGGTCGTCGTCGACTTCAAGACCGACGCGCCGCCCGCCGGCGACGTGCACGCGTCGCACGCGGCCTACGTCGAGCAGGTGCGGGGCTACGCGCGGATCCTGGTCGCCCTGGGCGTGGCGCGGGAGGGCGCGGTGGACGCGGGGCTCCTGTTCACCGCCGACGGCGGGCTCCGCTGGGTGTGA